In Microvenator marinus, one genomic interval encodes:
- a CDS encoding PQQ-binding-like beta-propeller repeat protein, producing the protein MNALQIVIGQRWQEDVRYLYDIRLARPSGASLNPTEFRDVIDLVVDGRNITAHIDEESVFGLISELVRATEELLEDGEKVLVEFPTSPYELVLVPNLDSVLISLYSVDHEHRVYAHNARVGLSYWVQGVTRAAEHVLAELLSIDDRFATNALIRAMGRNVAWLNRQKLAAFEEQAWDSFEISGGTSTPSGLSLHYELMLDSDLQSYRGSIPFDLHALLVKGHIAVEWQEKMSLLSSSYPLLSVMAIAVRVRELLSLVEAGTQRFVCARDSEHLNLEIRAERQWTLSCEGGLDAEVRPNECLETLISVVEMILRDLRESNSKLALNQRFNDLVEEASELRSWFSELSASNTYFETPEEFLRDNAQVRPERKTDEMPTFTWPFESVKALYPREKWRLDGETIQFKGIELVGDKLLIPTSEALEARYVSSGALAWELLECGDSDLVSYSFAADTLVAATQEGTLWLIEPEDGHVRCAVECEPREATSLLLDAASYSDWDRVVIAEMNGAICGVSKTTGRAQWSHDSSHGYMVGVAFDGPLVTTLSSPGFLQAFHPLSGDRLWRVRLGGVADLGPYLHEGRIYALTHDPLTHGLSVHSVYPFTGRTHWMLRVEGALVGPPDFIGNMMIMPIESHGRIQLFGVDLEARTPSVSWSLDLLTAGLDRPTRVVSVEVDGHLCGVVKTDRGELTCFRLQDGEVVWRERVEVESGLLFRNIDMLVVRDSLLTKGDRLEIRALSDGSLLHTIDELSGALDFIMAVDNLDILVGSIGSEENSDELICLALSHFLALVPAD; encoded by the coding sequence ATGAACGCGCTTCAAATCGTCATAGGTCAACGGTGGCAAGAAGATGTGCGTTATCTCTACGACATTCGACTCGCCCGCCCGAGCGGCGCGTCTTTGAATCCAACGGAATTCCGCGATGTGATCGACCTTGTGGTCGACGGACGGAATATCACGGCACATATCGACGAAGAGTCGGTCTTTGGACTGATCTCGGAGCTGGTTCGGGCGACCGAAGAGCTCTTGGAAGACGGAGAGAAAGTCCTCGTTGAGTTTCCAACATCGCCGTATGAATTGGTGCTGGTTCCTAATTTGGATTCGGTCCTGATCAGCCTCTATTCAGTGGATCACGAGCATCGCGTGTACGCGCACAACGCGCGGGTCGGACTAAGTTATTGGGTGCAGGGCGTGACGCGTGCCGCAGAACACGTGCTGGCCGAGTTGCTATCGATCGATGATCGTTTTGCGACGAACGCATTGATCCGGGCTATGGGACGAAACGTTGCGTGGTTGAACCGTCAGAAGTTGGCCGCATTTGAAGAGCAGGCTTGGGATTCTTTCGAAATCTCGGGTGGAACCTCGACGCCGAGCGGGTTGTCTCTTCACTACGAACTCATGCTCGACTCTGACTTGCAGTCCTATCGTGGCTCGATCCCGTTTGATCTCCACGCGCTTTTGGTCAAAGGGCATATCGCTGTGGAATGGCAGGAGAAGATGAGCTTGCTTTCGTCTTCGTACCCGTTGTTGAGCGTGATGGCGATTGCCGTTCGGGTTCGCGAACTCCTGAGCCTGGTGGAAGCCGGTACGCAGCGTTTTGTGTGTGCGAGAGATTCCGAGCACCTAAATCTGGAGATTCGTGCGGAACGTCAATGGACCTTGAGTTGTGAAGGCGGGCTCGACGCGGAGGTGCGTCCGAACGAATGCCTTGAGACCTTGATTTCAGTGGTCGAAATGATTCTGAGGGATCTTCGTGAGAGTAACTCCAAACTGGCCTTGAATCAGAGGTTCAACGATTTGGTGGAAGAGGCCAGCGAGCTTCGATCGTGGTTTTCCGAGCTTTCGGCTTCTAACACCTATTTTGAGACTCCCGAGGAATTTCTGAGGGATAACGCGCAGGTTCGGCCGGAGCGGAAAACAGATGAGATGCCCACTTTCACGTGGCCATTTGAGAGCGTAAAAGCGCTCTATCCCCGTGAAAAGTGGCGCCTCGATGGAGAGACAATTCAGTTTAAGGGTATCGAGCTGGTTGGAGATAAGCTTCTGATTCCAACCTCGGAGGCGCTCGAAGCGCGCTATGTTTCGTCGGGCGCATTGGCGTGGGAGTTGTTGGAATGCGGAGATTCCGACCTCGTGAGCTACTCATTTGCTGCGGATACATTGGTGGCTGCAACCCAAGAGGGTACCCTTTGGCTGATCGAGCCGGAGGATGGCCATGTGCGTTGTGCCGTTGAGTGTGAGCCCCGCGAGGCAACGTCTCTTCTTCTGGACGCCGCGTCCTACTCAGATTGGGATCGCGTTGTCATCGCCGAGATGAATGGAGCCATCTGTGGGGTGTCAAAGACGACAGGCCGTGCGCAATGGTCCCATGACTCGAGTCACGGATATATGGTCGGTGTGGCGTTTGATGGGCCGTTGGTCACGACACTTTCGAGTCCAGGGTTCTTGCAGGCCTTTCATCCGCTGAGCGGAGATCGGCTGTGGCGAGTGCGTCTGGGAGGTGTGGCGGATCTTGGGCCCTACCTGCACGAGGGGCGGATTTATGCGCTCACGCATGACCCGCTAACCCACGGTCTTAGCGTTCATTCGGTTTACCCGTTTACCGGCCGCACGCACTGGATGTTGCGGGTCGAGGGCGCATTGGTTGGGCCTCCAGATTTCATTGGCAATATGATGATTATGCCGATTGAGAGTCATGGACGAATCCAGCTCTTCGGGGTGGATCTCGAAGCTCGAACGCCTAGTGTTTCGTGGTCGCTGGATCTCTTGACGGCGGGTCTAGACAGACCGACCCGTGTTGTAAGCGTGGAGGTTGACGGCCATCTATGCGGGGTGGTGAAGACCGACAGGGGTGAGCTGACTTGCTTTAGGCTTCAGGATGGAGAGGTGGTCTGGCGCGAGCGCGTTGAGGTCGAGTCCGGTCTGCTTTTCAGAAATATCGATATGCTCGTGGTCCGAGATAGTCTGCTGACGAAGGGGGATCGCCTTGAGATTCGTGCTCTCTCAGATGGGTCGCTCTTGCACACGATCGACGAACTCAGCGGCGCACTAGACTTCATTATGGCCGTCGATAACCTCGATATTTTGGTGGGGAGTATCGGCTCGGAAGAGAATTCAGACGAGCTGATTTGTCTGGCGTTATCGCACTTCCTCGCGCTTGTACCGGCCGACTAA
- a CDS encoding TRAP transporter small permease, producing MLRWLQRVEDRLVVVEGWALSACVITMLLLAVYNIGYRNVLVPFQAQFPVPSEFSTVVESTVEPLGQEAEADTDSEGFGGGFGGGFGEEPEAVAPETSDDFAGGFGGGFGDEPAEPSEPAGEEEGAEGFGGGFGGGFEDTVEEEAEATEVEPVAEEVVEPSGFALFLADVVKAMRLEWIDILLRHLVLVCGFLGAMLAAKRRKHITIDALSKVMPAKVLPVTESCTSALAAMICIILAISGWNLVEIGLEFPKELMSWADEWMFQLVFPIGFLMLAFHFGVRAFEGFGEVVLDEEAVQ from the coding sequence ATGTTGCGATGGCTTCAACGTGTCGAAGACAGATTGGTGGTTGTGGAAGGTTGGGCGCTGAGCGCCTGCGTTATCACCATGCTACTACTCGCCGTCTACAATATCGGCTATCGGAATGTTCTAGTCCCTTTTCAGGCGCAATTTCCGGTGCCGTCCGAGTTTTCAACCGTGGTGGAGTCTACGGTCGAGCCTCTTGGACAAGAGGCTGAGGCTGACACCGATTCTGAGGGCTTTGGTGGCGGATTTGGTGGCGGGTTCGGCGAAGAACCTGAGGCTGTGGCTCCGGAAACTTCGGACGATTTTGCCGGTGGGTTTGGAGGGGGCTTCGGTGATGAACCGGCTGAACCGTCTGAACCAGCTGGAGAAGAAGAGGGAGCCGAGGGGTTCGGCGGAGGATTTGGAGGTGGATTTGAAGACACAGTCGAGGAAGAAGCCGAAGCCACAGAAGTCGAACCGGTTGCGGAAGAGGTTGTAGAACCTAGTGGTTTTGCTTTGTTTCTCGCGGACGTGGTCAAGGCAATGAGGCTCGAGTGGATCGACATTTTGCTGCGTCATCTCGTGCTCGTGTGTGGATTCTTAGGCGCGATGCTGGCCGCAAAACGCCGCAAACATATCACCATCGATGCCCTGTCCAAGGTGATGCCTGCGAAGGTCTTGCCGGTCACCGAGTCTTGCACATCTGCGCTGGCGGCCATGATTTGCATCATCCTCGCGATATCTGGATGGAACCTGGTTGAGATCGGTCTCGAATTCCCCAAAGAGCTGATGTCATGGGCGGATGAGTGGATGTTCCAACTCGTTTTCCCAATCGGGTTTTTGATGTTGGCGTTTCACTTTGGCGTCAGGGCTTTTGAAGGATTTGGCGAAGTGGTCTTGGATGAGGAGGCGGTACAATGA
- the upp gene encoding uracil phosphoribosyltransferase — protein MSNLNVVNHPLVQHKLTMMRDKSRSTGGFRRLLGEISLLLAYEVTRDMPLTLETIETPLAPMQAPVLDGKKVVLVSILRAGNGLLDGILQLIPSARVGHIGLYRDPETLEAVEYYFKMPDNMNNRDAIVVDPMLATGHSAALAIDRLKQTNPRSIKFLCLLAAPEGVAHLAKHHPDVPIYTAALDEKLNEHGYIVPGLGDAGDRMYGTR, from the coding sequence ATGTCCAATCTGAATGTCGTCAATCACCCCCTGGTCCAACACAAGCTCACCATGATGCGAGATAAATCGCGGTCAACCGGAGGCTTTCGACGTTTGCTGGGCGAAATCTCACTGCTACTCGCCTATGAAGTTACTCGGGATATGCCTTTGACGCTCGAGACGATCGAAACGCCGCTCGCCCCGATGCAAGCCCCTGTGCTCGATGGGAAGAAGGTCGTGCTCGTGTCGATCCTGCGAGCTGGTAACGGACTCCTTGACGGCATTCTCCAGCTCATCCCCTCGGCACGTGTGGGCCATATCGGACTCTATCGCGACCCCGAGACGCTAGAAGCCGTCGAGTACTACTTCAAGATGCCAGACAACATGAATAATCGTGACGCGATCGTGGTCGACCCCATGCTCGCTACCGGCCACTCCGCCGCTCTCGCGATAGACCGTCTCAAGCAAACAAACCCTCGTTCGATCAAGTTCTTGTGCCTATTGGCAGCACCAGAAGGTGTGGCACATCTGGCTAAACACCATCCTGATGTTCCAATCTACACGGCGGCGCTGGACGAGAAACTCAACGAGCACGGCTACATCGTGCCCGGACTTGGCGACGCTGGAGACCGCATGTACGGCACCCGTTAG
- a CDS encoding GAF domain-containing protein, whose product MIYEVFIPSIDADGYDVTLTVEADNWMSALKTGLAKTGEAEDLIRNVMCDIKQDNSIHVTDASTRRVFVLKEVDPDAPPQEEPEQAATQRIDISNAPKAPVTPAQPAQTFDRVPTDLSHQIARDGSGERKTEPVESPLAQTPEPKVVVEEPKVVVEEPKVVVEEPQPQLGAEISETHDAAAEARMRIGSSTMQALQREQPQAKVLEERRSPTGERPAVKLQPRTDRVSDNILEEVFLETNRIHDGDMTMEEVVNFIMDLALDKVGAEAGSIMFADVNGKELYFATARGPKAADVMSFRVPMGKGIAGFCTREGVSLAISDAPNDPRFYRQVSEALGYPTKSLCCAPIQHEGRVFGAIELLNSEDNHFDSTELNVLTYVGKQLARYVNDLIMAAEKLE is encoded by the coding sequence ATGATTTATGAAGTTTTTATCCCTTCGATCGACGCCGATGGATACGACGTCACCCTCACTGTCGAAGCTGATAACTGGATGAGCGCGCTCAAGACCGGATTGGCAAAAACAGGTGAAGCCGAAGATCTGATTCGCAACGTCATGTGCGATATCAAGCAGGATAACTCTATTCACGTGACCGATGCCTCAACCCGGCGTGTTTTTGTGCTCAAGGAAGTTGATCCAGACGCACCCCCGCAAGAGGAACCGGAGCAAGCTGCCACCCAACGCATCGATATAAGCAATGCACCGAAGGCGCCTGTCACGCCGGCGCAGCCTGCACAGACATTCGACCGCGTCCCGACCGATTTGAGCCATCAGATCGCTCGTGACGGCTCGGGCGAACGCAAGACTGAACCGGTCGAAAGCCCGCTCGCCCAGACGCCGGAACCCAAGGTTGTCGTCGAAGAGCCTAAAGTCGTCGTCGAAGAGCCTAAGGTCGTTGTGGAGGAGCCCCAGCCTCAATTGGGTGCAGAAATCTCGGAAACGCACGACGCCGCCGCCGAAGCTCGCATGCGGATTGGCTCGAGTACGATGCAAGCGCTTCAGCGTGAACAGCCCCAAGCCAAAGTCCTCGAAGAGAGACGCTCCCCGACCGGTGAACGACCTGCGGTTAAGCTTCAGCCTCGCACCGACCGAGTCAGCGATAATATCCTCGAAGAGGTCTTCCTTGAGACCAACCGAATTCACGACGGCGATATGACCATGGAAGAAGTCGTAAACTTCATCATGGACCTCGCCCTCGATAAGGTCGGCGCCGAAGCCGGAAGCATTATGTTCGCCGACGTTAATGGCAAAGAACTCTACTTCGCCACAGCACGTGGCCCCAAAGCGGCCGACGTCATGAGCTTCCGCGTCCCGATGGGCAAGGGCATCGCTGGCTTCTGCACCCGTGAGGGCGTCTCTCTCGCCATCAGCGACGCACCCAACGATCCGCGCTTCTATCGGCAAGTATCGGAAGCTCTTGGCTACCCAACGAAGAGCCTCTGCTGCGCACCGATTCAACACGAGGGCCGGGTCTTTGGGGCAATTGAACTCCTCAATTCGGAAGACAATCACTTCGATAGCACCGAGCTCAACGTGCTGACTTACGTCGGAAAGCAGCTTGCTCGATACGTCAACGATCTCATCATGGCCGCTGAAAAACTGGAATAA
- a CDS encoding serine/threonine protein kinase, whose translation MSSTKVKNLVGQVLANRYRILEPLGSGTMGSVFKAEHIHMKKTVAVKVLHATHVKDPEVVERFQREAQAAANIEHPNICSASDFGAQGDTYFLVMEFLNGRPLHDILKEEESFTELRTLHLIKQICAGLERAHEMGVVHRDLKPENVMIVQREQDPDFVKITDFGVAQVRLFKDAARLTQAGVVYGSPLYMSPEQAGGKEVDHRADLYSVGIMMYEMLTGKMPFYAKSLTVVLNMHISDPPPPFRVANPQKLIDLELEEITMRLLAKRKEERFQTASELYDALIRVERRLLGTDKPVQKKEQQGVGRALFVSAVLVLSAVLLVWALGQLDINKITQGSETTEQSPGELLAAERKQLEDSPEFQTVQTRIHEDIKAGLQDLDDWTLENAQNAHAHFLNGSLHAVHDEWDHAFVSFAEAIKLDPRYRTDRELLDHVMRRFEVTRDEQAAEAQAFLNEHIQRDALSRLAALAEHHQLKKIRVRALTHMEDTGLFQELEEWNQLTIRLRHAIECEENRKYIVRIGELGDSRALAALQRFNAMPRNRCDGEDCWGCLREDLRLAIARLKGEEAPAD comes from the coding sequence ATGAGCTCGACAAAGGTCAAGAACCTGGTGGGGCAAGTCCTGGCGAATCGCTACCGGATTCTCGAGCCACTCGGAAGTGGCACCATGGGAAGCGTGTTCAAAGCTGAACACATCCACATGAAGAAGACGGTTGCCGTCAAGGTCCTTCATGCAACGCATGTCAAAGACCCTGAGGTGGTGGAACGCTTCCAGCGGGAGGCGCAGGCCGCTGCAAACATCGAGCATCCAAATATCTGCTCCGCAAGTGATTTTGGCGCCCAGGGAGATACGTACTTCCTCGTCATGGAGTTTCTAAACGGCAGACCACTTCACGACATCTTGAAGGAAGAGGAGTCCTTCACTGAGCTAAGAACGCTTCATTTGATCAAACAAATCTGCGCGGGGCTTGAACGCGCCCATGAAATGGGAGTGGTCCATCGAGATCTCAAGCCAGAAAACGTGATGATCGTTCAGCGCGAGCAAGACCCGGATTTCGTAAAAATTACGGATTTTGGAGTCGCGCAAGTCCGGCTCTTCAAAGACGCGGCCCGACTCACTCAGGCGGGGGTCGTTTACGGCTCTCCTCTCTACATGTCGCCGGAACAAGCCGGGGGCAAAGAGGTCGACCATCGTGCGGATCTCTATTCCGTGGGCATCATGATGTACGAGATGCTCACTGGGAAAATGCCGTTTTATGCCAAAAGCTTAACGGTCGTGCTCAACATGCACATCTCAGACCCGCCTCCTCCATTTCGAGTGGCAAATCCCCAGAAGCTCATCGACCTTGAGCTCGAAGAAATCACCATGCGTCTCCTCGCGAAGCGCAAAGAAGAACGATTTCAAACCGCCTCCGAGCTCTACGATGCGCTGATTCGTGTAGAACGGCGGCTGCTTGGCACCGATAAACCCGTCCAAAAGAAGGAACAACAAGGCGTGGGGCGTGCTCTCTTTGTGAGCGCTGTGCTCGTGCTTTCAGCTGTTCTTCTCGTCTGGGCTCTTGGCCAGCTCGATATCAACAAGATTACACAAGGCTCGGAAACCACCGAACAATCGCCCGGTGAGCTCCTCGCTGCAGAGCGAAAGCAGCTCGAAGACAGCCCGGAGTTTCAAACAGTCCAAACTCGAATCCATGAAGATATCAAGGCGGGTTTGCAGGATCTCGACGATTGGACTCTTGAGAATGCCCAGAACGCGCACGCACACTTCCTGAATGGCTCGCTGCACGCAGTTCACGACGAATGGGACCACGCGTTCGTTTCGTTCGCCGAGGCCATCAAACTCGACCCCAGGTACCGCACAGACCGAGAACTCCTCGACCACGTCATGAGGCGATTCGAAGTCACGCGCGATGAACAAGCAGCTGAGGCTCAAGCCTTCCTCAACGAACATATCCAAAGGGACGCGCTCTCAAGGCTTGCAGCCCTGGCGGAACATCATCAGCTCAAAAAGATTCGCGTGCGAGCACTCACACATATGGAAGACACTGGGCTCTTCCAAGAGCTCGAAGAGTGGAACCAGTTAACCATTCGCCTGCGCCACGCCATCGAATGTGAAGAGAACCGAAAGTATATCGTGAGAATCGGTGAACTCGGTGATTCCCGTGCGCTCGCCGCACTACAGCGATTCAATGCAATGCCGAGGAACCGCTGCGACGGTGAAGATTGCTGGGGCTGTTTGAGAGAAGACCTGAGGCTCGCCATCGCCAGGCTCAAGGGCGAAGAAGCGCCTGCCGACTAA
- a CDS encoding tetratricopeptide repeat protein: MNDTNQMQAETLAQHQLKCAYLFLDQEAWEDALQACELAKESAPEHFLPDTLKGAILTAKGDFKEAIKVLRVAAKRHPENALPQIYLAEALLLSGAKPQGLRQLEQAQSRQDAHLHTEVMGLLHEAFVDA; encoded by the coding sequence ATGAATGATACGAACCAAATGCAAGCTGAGACACTCGCACAACATCAATTGAAATGTGCCTACCTCTTTCTGGACCAAGAGGCCTGGGAAGACGCACTTCAAGCATGTGAACTGGCCAAGGAATCCGCGCCGGAGCATTTCCTTCCGGACACTCTCAAGGGCGCGATTCTGACCGCCAAGGGCGACTTCAAAGAAGCTATCAAGGTCTTGAGGGTCGCTGCAAAGCGCCACCCTGAAAACGCCCTGCCGCAGATCTACCTCGCCGAAGCTCTCCTTCTGAGTGGAGCCAAACCCCAAGGTCTGAGACAACTCGAGCAAGCTCAAAGCCGCCAAGATGCACACCTTCACACTGAAGTGATGGGACTTTTGCACGAAGCATTCGTTGACGCGTGA
- a CDS encoding KamA family radical SAM protein, with translation MSSWARRPKIWEDIDEATWGSWHWQQQHRVRDLEILERILELNDEERETFLAARSRFRVAITPHYLALMDGQDPNCPLRMQAVPQSGELEIRAFELEDPLAEEAHSPCKGVTHRYPDRVLLYVSHNCPMYCRHCTRKRKVADPYTTSSRADIEAALEYIRRTPTARDVIVSGGDPLTLSDERLGEILRALRAIDHVEVIRLGTRNPVTLPQRITSQLLEILREVRPVYLHTHFNHVNELGHDARKSLLELLDAGCVLGNQMVLLKGVNDSPEAVMQLNRELLKVGCRPYYMLQADMAEGITHFRTPISKGLQIMDHLRGRIGGMGIPHFVVDLPGGGGKIELTPDYLEGKYPHPDGTRWVFRNGFGQTFDFVEPD, from the coding sequence ATGAGCTCTTGGGCACGCCGTCCGAAAATTTGGGAAGATATTGACGAGGCGACCTGGGGGAGTTGGCATTGGCAACAGCAGCATCGCGTTCGAGATCTTGAGATTTTGGAGCGCATCCTGGAGCTCAATGATGAGGAGCGCGAGACCTTTCTGGCCGCGCGGAGTAGGTTCAGGGTGGCGATCACGCCGCACTACCTGGCACTTATGGATGGACAGGACCCGAACTGCCCGCTGAGAATGCAAGCCGTGCCGCAGTCTGGCGAACTCGAGATTCGAGCGTTTGAGCTTGAGGATCCTTTGGCCGAAGAAGCTCATAGTCCGTGCAAAGGCGTGACGCATCGGTACCCTGACCGCGTGCTGCTTTATGTGTCGCATAATTGCCCGATGTATTGCCGGCATTGCACGCGAAAGCGAAAGGTCGCAGACCCTTACACAACTTCATCAAGGGCTGATATCGAAGCCGCGCTGGAGTATATTCGCAGAACGCCTACGGCGCGCGATGTCATCGTTTCTGGAGGGGATCCACTGACCCTGAGTGATGAGCGGCTCGGTGAGATTCTAAGGGCGTTGCGCGCCATTGATCACGTGGAAGTCATTCGATTGGGCACGCGAAATCCTGTCACACTTCCTCAGCGCATCACGTCTCAGCTTCTGGAGATTTTACGCGAAGTTCGGCCCGTATATCTCCATACGCATTTCAACCACGTCAATGAGTTGGGCCACGACGCACGAAAATCGCTTTTAGAGCTCCTGGATGCAGGCTGTGTTCTCGGAAACCAAATGGTGCTCCTCAAGGGTGTCAACGACTCGCCAGAGGCAGTGATGCAGCTCAACCGGGAGCTTCTGAAGGTGGGTTGTCGGCCATATTATATGCTTCAAGCGGATATGGCGGAGGGTATTACCCATTTCCGGACCCCGATTTCCAAGGGCCTGCAAATCATGGATCATCTGCGTGGCCGAATAGGTGGTATGGGAATTCCGCATTTCGTGGTGGATCTTCCGGGTGGGGGTGGAAAGATCGAGCTCACGCCTGATTATCTAGAAGGGAAGTACCCCCATCCTGATGGCACGCGGTGGGTTTTCCGAAATGGCTTTGGCCAGACGTTCGACTTTGTGGAGCCCGATTAG
- a CDS encoding TRAP transporter TatT component family protein, with protein sequence MRVMLLALLIFTSGCDLQRLTVNQTADVLYQGSVAIDRESDPEFAEDAIPASLKTLETFLVSAPDNAKLLEMLAKGYYSYAFGFIEADLEQARVWAAEEEEISMMSARAVGFYLRSRDYGFDLVGSSDFEKYALAGDEAKVKALLQDMEKEHAAGLFWVGSGWASAINLSKDDSDLVGRLNIVELIMDRVLELDENYFDAGVHTFFGVLYGSRPPMFGGDPDRAKVHFEKAMAKFGTTNHMIPYLYARFWAVQAQDGEFFNTLMRQVATNNPDATPDRRLNNTLARQRAQFWLDHREELIFE encoded by the coding sequence ATGCGAGTCATGTTGCTTGCGCTGCTCATTTTCACGAGTGGCTGCGATTTACAACGCTTGACCGTGAATCAGACCGCGGACGTGCTCTACCAGGGCTCCGTGGCCATCGATCGCGAGTCGGACCCAGAGTTTGCTGAAGATGCTATTCCTGCGTCGCTGAAGACCCTGGAGACCTTTCTGGTGTCGGCTCCCGACAACGCAAAGCTCTTGGAAATGTTGGCAAAAGGTTATTATTCCTACGCTTTTGGATTCATCGAGGCAGACTTGGAGCAGGCTCGTGTTTGGGCCGCCGAGGAAGAAGAAATTTCCATGATGAGTGCTCGCGCTGTGGGTTTCTACCTCAGGTCTCGAGACTATGGTTTTGACCTTGTCGGGTCCTCGGACTTCGAGAAGTACGCGTTGGCTGGCGATGAAGCCAAGGTCAAAGCGCTGCTCCAAGATATGGAGAAAGAACACGCAGCGGGCTTGTTTTGGGTGGGTTCAGGTTGGGCCTCAGCCATCAATCTGTCCAAGGATGATTCCGATCTCGTCGGGCGGCTGAACATCGTTGAACTGATCATGGATCGGGTTTTGGAGCTGGACGAAAACTACTTTGACGCAGGAGTACACACGTTCTTCGGTGTGCTTTACGGCAGCCGCCCGCCTATGTTCGGAGGTGATCCGGATCGTGCGAAAGTTCATTTCGAGAAGGCGATGGCGAAGTTCGGGACCACCAATCATATGATCCCGTATCTCTATGCGCGTTTTTGGGCCGTACAGGCTCAAGATGGCGAGTTCTTTAATACCCTGATGCGCCAGGTGGCTACGAATAACCCGGACGCCACACCTGATCGGCGCCTAAACAACACGCTTGCGAGGCAGCGAGCTCAGTTCTGGTTGGATCACCGAGAAGAACTGATTTTCGAGTAA
- the dctP gene encoding TRAP transporter substrate-binding protein DctP — MFKRMILLLMVLGFLSADAFAQSKKPKYVIKIGSLAPQGSTWDKSFEKTNREIRRATDGEVAFRIYPGGVMGDEPAMVRKMRTGQLDGAGVTNVGLGEIEPQLLVLQLPLTFRNEAELDYVRDQMSDTLQKLLDDKGFVLLHWGDVGFNYVFSNVEVATPSDFKKTKMWVWDADPISKAVMEGSGVSGVLMGVTEVLSSLQTGIVDAYSNSPYGAVALQWHTRAKYVTNLKLAVVVGGLVVSKKSFEALPENHRKTILEISERNGKELLKDIRKDNQSAMKTIEKAGIKVVAPQNMNEWMSMAQKTKATLTGKVFPKELVDEVERHLNTYRKK, encoded by the coding sequence ATGTTTAAACGAATGATACTCTTGTTGATGGTTTTGGGATTTTTGAGTGCCGACGCATTCGCGCAGTCGAAGAAACCCAAGTACGTGATTAAGATTGGCAGCCTTGCGCCTCAAGGGTCTACCTGGGACAAGTCGTTTGAAAAGACGAACCGCGAGATTCGTCGAGCCACAGATGGGGAGGTCGCATTTAGGATCTATCCGGGCGGCGTGATGGGTGATGAGCCCGCCATGGTTCGTAAGATGCGCACGGGACAGCTCGATGGCGCGGGCGTGACCAACGTAGGGCTGGGCGAGATCGAACCGCAGCTTTTGGTCCTTCAGCTGCCTTTGACGTTCAGAAATGAGGCGGAACTTGATTACGTGCGCGACCAGATGTCGGATACGCTGCAGAAGCTCCTCGACGACAAGGGATTCGTGCTCCTTCACTGGGGAGACGTAGGTTTTAACTACGTGTTTTCGAATGTCGAAGTCGCGACTCCTTCGGATTTTAAGAAGACCAAAATGTGGGTTTGGGACGCCGATCCAATCTCCAAGGCAGTTATGGAAGGCAGCGGGGTGAGCGGTGTCTTGATGGGAGTGACGGAAGTGTTGAGCTCCTTGCAAACCGGCATTGTGGATGCCTATTCGAACTCTCCCTACGGGGCAGTGGCTCTTCAGTGGCACACCCGCGCAAAATACGTCACGAACCTCAAGCTCGCCGTTGTTGTTGGAGGCTTGGTGGTCAGCAAAAAGTCGTTTGAAGCTCTTCCTGAGAACCACCGAAAGACCATCCTTGAGATCTCTGAGCGCAACGGTAAGGAGCTGCTCAAAGATATCCGAAAAGACAATCAGTCCGCGATGAAAACCATCGAGAAGGCTGGGATCAAAGTCGTGGCGCCTCAAAACATGAACGAGTGGATGAGTATGGCTCAGAAGACCAAGGCGACCTTGACCGGGAAGGTGTTCCCGAAGGAGCTGGTTGATGAGGTAGAGCGCCATCTAAACACGTATCGAAAGAAGTGA